Genomic DNA from Gallaecimonas xiamenensis 3-C-1:
GGTTGGCCTTTGCGCTAATAGTGTCTGCCCCAGACCGGTGCCCCATGGCAATGGCCAACAAGGCGAAGGGGCGGCCAGGGAGGTAGGGAGTACCTGGTGCTGTGCAAAGGCGGCGCCCGGTTTCGGCGTGTTGCCAGGGACGAAAAGTTTCTGGGAGCTTAGGGGGCCAGCGTGCTGCCTGGCCCTAAAACAAAAAAAGGCGCCTTGCGGCGCCTTTTTCAATGGCTGTATTGCTGCGGGAAGTGTTTTTCCAAGGCGTAAAAGGCGCCGAAGAAAAGGGCGTTGAAGGCCAGGTCCCCCACCAAGGTGTACTGGAAGAAGGGGACGCCGGCAGCCAGGGATTGGTTCAGGCCTTCAAGACCTGGCGGGTAATAATTACCCACCAGCCACACCGCCGCGTTGGTGACAAAGAAAAACAACAATGACCCGGACAGGGATCCGGCCAGCACCCGGCCGGGGTTGATGTCCTTGCCCACCCAAAAGCCCAGCATCACCGTCAGCAACAAGGCGCCGTAGACGAAGGGCAGGGTAGGGTGCAGGCCCAGCACCAGATCGGACAGGGCCATGGCCGCCAGCGGCACCAGCAAGGCCATGGCGCGGGTCTGGAAGTGGGCGCCGGCAAAAAGGGCCATGGCGGCCACCGGCGACACGTTCCAGGGGTGCGGCATCACCCGGTACAGGGCGCACAGGGCGATGATGGCAAGCAGTGTCAGCAGGCGTGGGGTCATTGTTATCCTCGTCAGAAGTTGTAGCGCGCGGTGAGGTTTAACTCACGGCCTTTGCCGGGGTACCAGGAGTCTTCCCCCCAGGCATTGTAAACGGCGTAATCCGCAAATCGCTTATCAAACAGATTATCCACCCTCAGCACAAAGTGCCAGGGGCCTTGTTGCCAAATTCCCGCCAGGTTCCAAAGGCCGTAACTGCCGACCTTGTCGCCCTGGTTGAGGTTGTCGGACAGCAGGTACTGGCTGCCACGGTATTGGTATTCGACCCGGGCGCTCAGCGCCTTGGACAGCACCAGGTCCCCATAGAGCAGGCCGCTGTGGCGCGACACCCAGGGCACCTTGTGGCCGTCGCTGGCGCCCTTGGTGAACTGGGCGTCCAGCCATTGGTAGTCGACGCCCAGGGTCAGGGGGCCAAAGTCCTGGTGCCCGGCCAGGTTGACGCCGTAGCGGCGGGACTGGTCGGCATTGACGTTGGCGCCGGCAAAGAGGCCGCCTTCGGGGGCCGGGGCGTTGGCGTCAAAGACGATCTCGTCTTTGAGATCCAGGCGAAAGGCCGACAGGCTGAGCTGCTCACCGGCCCAGCCCAGCTCCACCGACAGGCCCTTTTGCGGGTCCAGGCCCAGGATGCCGGCTGGGGTGTAGCCCTGCTCGTCCAGCTTGGCAAAACGCACGTTGCGGTCGATACGGGCAAAGAGGCGCCCGGCCTGGTCCAGCTGGTATTGGCCGGCCAGGGACCAGGTGGTGGCGTCGCGGCTGATGGACACGCCCTGGGCGTAGGTGCTGGCGTAGATGAGGTCGTCGTCCACGTCGGTGTAGCGCAGGCCGGCGCTCAGGGTCAGGGCCTGGTGCTGCCACTGGCCGTTGGCATAGAGGCTTTGGCTGTCGCGGCTGTTATGGGCGCCCAGGCTGTCGTCGTCGTAGTTGCCGTGTTCGTAATCGATACCGGCCAGCACCGCCAGTTCACCCAGTTGGCCCTTGAGGCGCGGGGAGATGCGGTTAAGGCGCTCGGTGGTTTCGCTGGGGTTGTCCACGGCCCAGTCCATGTAGCTTTGGTTGTAGTCCCGTTCCCGGCGGCTCGCCGAGCCGTCCACCAGCAGCTGCCAGTTGTCGTCCAGCTGCTGTTCCAGGCCCAGGCGGGCCACCTGGCTTATCTGGTTGATAAAGTCCTTGGCAAATTCGGGGCGGGAGAAGCGCCGGTCGGTCTGGCTGAAAGTCAGGGGGCCGGGCTGGTCGCGGTCGTCCTGGTCCCAGCCCAGCTCGGCATAGAGGTGGCGCCCTTGGGTGCGGTAACCCAGGCGGCCCTGCACCGAGGCGGTGCGGCTTTGGCTGTGGTCGCGGTAGTTGTCGGCTTTGTCCCAGGCCAGGTTGCTGTCGACGTAGAGGCCGTTGGCAAAGCCCTTGGACAGGTTGGCCCCCAGGGCCTGGTGGTCAAAGCTGCCGAGGCTGGCCGAAACCTGGCCGCCGTCGCTGCCGCCCTTGGTTATGATGTTGATAACGCCGCCCACGGCCTGGTCGCCATAGAGCACACCGGCGGAGCCTTGCAGCACTTCGATGCGGGCTATGTTGCCAAGGCGCAGGCTGGCCAGGGCCGGCCCGGCCAGGCTTTGGCTGTTCAGGCGGCGCCCGTCGATCAGCACCAGCACGTTAGCGCCGCTTTGGTCGGGGGCAAAGCCGCGCAGGCTCAGCACCGGGCCAGAGCCTGAGTTGGCCACCTGAATACCGGCGCGGCCACGGAGCAGGCTTTCCAGGCTGGTGGCACCGCTGTTTTCGATATCCGCTTGGCTGATCAGGGTGACGGCGGCCGGCAGGCTGTCTACGGCCTGGGTCTGGCGGCCCAGCACCAGCAGGTGCTCGTCGGCGCTCTGAGCGGCCTGGACGGCCACCGGCAGCAGCGCCAGGGCGATAAGGGTTCGGGAAAAGCCCATAAAGTTCTATCCACTTCATGGGGGCAATGAAGGTACCACAGCAAAAATGCCGAACCTGTGCCTTGCCCACCGAAGGCGTCAGGTTTTCTTTCATGGCCGGTCTCCGGACTTGGACGGGGTCTAGCAGCGCCGCCTTCCCGTGTTGCCACAGTGGCCTGATGACGCTGCGCCTTCCTTACCGTTGCGGGGGCAGTGCCGGATTTACACCGGCTTCCCGATTATCCCAGCGGGCACCATGAAAAAAGGCGTTGAATTCAGTAAAAGCTGAAGCGGCGATCATAGGGATTTGTAACTTGGAAGTCCAGATGGCCAAAGTGCTTTTAGAGCCGCTTTTGACCCAGCTGAGTCCTTTTAAAACAGGCCCTAAGATGAGCTTGCCAATGGCGGCATTGTGCATAAGGATTAGAACAGCAGTTAAGTCTGTGGTTTTTTTGACCGCTTTAGGGAATCAGGCGGCCCCAACATGGAGTGTGGGACATGGTAGACGAAGAACAGCTGCAAAGCGGCAACAGCCGCTGGCTCAAATTACCCTTGGCTATCCTGGCCGGGTTGGTAGTGGCGGCCTCCACCCAGGTTTTAATTCAAGGCATTGCCATCGCCCTTTATCCGGCGGAGCAGGGCCTGGGCTACACCCTTGTCACCCTTATCGGTATCTGGCTGGCCAGTTTTGTCGGCGTGCTGACGGCACTGCTGCTGGAGCGGCGCCGCGCGGCCGTGTTGTCTTGGTCCCTGGTAGCCATATTGGCGTTGGTGGCGGTGCTTTATTCGGCGCTGCTGGCCTACCCCTGGTGGCTGGCCCTGGCGGCGATCGCGGGTATGCTGCCCTTGTCGCGCCTGGCCGGGCGCATGGCGGTTTGAGGCTTGCACCAGGGCCCGGGGCTGGATTAAAAAAAGCCAAGCCCCTTTAACCGGACCTTGTGATGAAAGCCGTGCTCCTGGATGCCGATACCCTGGGCAAGGATATCGATTTAAGCCCTATCCGTGCCGTGGTCAGCGAACTTCGGGTCTTTGGCACCACAGCCCCAAGCCAGCTCCAGGCCCATGCCGCCGACGCCGAGCTGCTGCTCACCAACAAAGTGGTGCTGGATGATGCCATCATGGCCGGGCGCAGAGCCCTGCTGGTGATGGCCACCGGTACCAACAACGTCGACCTGGCCGCCGCCAAGGCCAGGGGCATTCCGGTGTGCAATGTCAGCAATTACGGTACCGCCTCGGTGGCCCAACACAGCCTGATGCTGATGTTGGCCCTGGCCGCCCGTTTGCCCCTGTACCAGCGGGACCTGGCCGCCGGCGCCTGGCAGCAAAGCCCCTTTTTCTGCCTGATGGGCCACGCCACCTTGGAATTCAAAGGCAAGACCCTGGTGCTGGTGGGCTCCGGGACCCTGGGCAGCGAAGTGGCCCGCCTGGCCGAGGCCTTTGGCGCCAAGGTGGTGTTTGCCGCCCGTCCCGGGGACCCTGGCGACAACCGCCCCAGCCTCGACAGCCTGCTGCCCCAGGCCGATCTCTTGTCTTTCCACTGCCCCTTGACCGAGGCGACCCGCCACCTGCTGAACGGCGAGCGGCTGGCAATCATCAAACCCGGCTGCCTGGTGATCAACTGCGCCCGTGGCAGCATCATCGACGAGCAGGCGGCCCTTGCGGCCCTTAAAGCTGGGCGCCTGGGGGGGCTGGCGGTGGATGTGCTGCCCGAAGAGCCGCCCCGCCAGGGCCATGCCCTGCTGGCGTCCCTGGCTGAACCCTTGAACCTGATTGTCACTCCCCACAACGCCTGGATAAGCCCGGAGGCGCGCCAGAACATCGTCAATCTCACCGCCGACAATATTCGCCGGTTGCAACCCTAGGAGGGGTTATGGAACAGCAAGGAAGTTGCCTTTGCGGCCAGGTGCGCTATCGCCTGGACGCCACTTTCAGCCATTTTTACCTGTGCCACTGCCAGCATTGCCAAAAGGGCAGCGGCTCTGCCCATGGTGCCAACCTCTTTGCCATGGGTGGCCAGGTGCATTGGCTGCAGGGTGAGGAACTGTTGCACCGCTTTACGCTGCCGGGCAGCCGCCACGGGCGGGCCTTTTGTAGCAACTGTGGCTCGCCCCTGCCATACCAGGACGGTGCCCTGTTGCTGGTGCCGGCCGGCAGCCTGGACCAGGCCCCCACCATTGCCCCCACCGCCCATCTTTTTTTAGCCAGCCGGGCGCCTTGGGAGCACAACTTGGCCGCCTTGCCCGGTTTTGACCAACTGCCCCCCGGAGCCTGATGGTGATGCGTGGATACTACAAAGCCGGCGACTGCGTTTTCTGGATTAGCCGGCAGCTACACTGCGATACCGACAGCTTTGAGCACCTGGGGGGCGCCTATGCCCGCGACAAGGCCCAGGGCTTCTACGCCGGCTACCCCAAGGCCAAGATGGATGCCGCCAGCCTTTGCTACCTGGGAGGCTATTTTGCCAAGGACAAGCATCATATTTATTACGAAGGAACCGCCATGCCCAAGGTGGACAGGGACAGCGCCTGTTACCTTGGGGAAGATCTGCTAAGGGACAAGACCCAGGTCTTTTGCCGCCGGCGGCTGTTGCCAGGGGCCGACCCTGAAACCATAGTGGCCCTGGACTGCTACCACAGCCGGGACGCCAGCCAGGCCTTTTTTGTCAACAAGGTCATCAAAGACGCGCACCTCGCCAGCTTTACGCCTTTGGGCGATGGCTTGCAGCTTTTTGCCCGGGACCAAGACCGGGTCTATTACCAGGGGCGCCCCATCAAGGGAGCCGATCCCAACACTTTTGAGAGCCTGGGGGGCACCCTGGCCAGATGCCAAAACGGCTATTACGACGCAGGCAAGGCGATACCGGCACTGGCCGCTGGCGGCCAATAAGGAGATAGCGATTGAAAACCATAGGTTTGCTGGGGGGCATGAGCTGGGAGAGCACCCAGGGCTATTACAGCGCCATCAACCGAGGGGTAAGGGCGCGCTGCGGTGGCCTGCATTCGGCCAAAATCGCCCTCTACAGCGTCGACTTTGCGCCCCTGGCGGCGGCGCAGCACCAAGGGGATTGGGCCGGGGCGGCAGCCTTGCTGGTGGAAGGCGCCAAGCGGGTGGAGGCGGCGGGTGCCGACTTTTTACTGCTGTGCACCAACACCATGCACAAGCTGGCCCCCGAGCTGAGCCAGGCCCTGTCCATTCCTCTGGTTCATATTGCCGACGCCACCGGTGAGGCCCTGGTCCAAGCCGGGGTGCGCCGGGTGGGGCTGCTGGGCACCGCCTTTACCATGGAGCAGGATTTCTACAAGGGGCGGTTGGCCCAAGGCTTTGGGCTGGAGGTGCTGGTGCCGGACGAAAGCGACCGGGCCTTGGTGCATGACGTTATCTATCAGGAGCTGTGCCAGGGCCGCATCGAGGCGGCCTCCCGGGCCCAGTATCTGCAGGTTATCGACCGCCTTGCCGCCAGGGGCGCCCAGGCAGTGATCCTGGGCTGCACCGAAATAGGGCTGCTGGTGGGGCAGGGGGACACCCCGGTGCCCCTTTTCGACACCACGGCGCTCCATGCCCAAAAGGCCGTCGCCTTGGCAACGGCCCAATTACCTTAGGCCGGTTGCTGGTCCAAGGCGGCCTGGTGGGCCTGGGCCCATTGCTGGTCGCGGGCGGCCACCTTGACGGCGCTGGGGCGGCCGACAATACGATTAACATAGTCGGTCAGCAGCGGCGATTCGGGCACCAGCTTGAACATCAGCCCCCAGTTCAAGGCGCTGCCCCAGAGGATGTCGGCGGCGCTGAACTGCTCCCCAAGCAAATAGGGCCCTTTGGCCAGGCGCGCCAGGACAGTGCCCAGCATGGTGTCAAAGTCCCCGTACACCGACATCTTGGGGTTGGTGACCTCCCGGCCCTGGGCCTTGTCCACCAGGGCCGGCTCGTAACAGGCGGCGTAATAGACCATCCAGCGCAGGTAGTCGCCCCTTTGCGGTGAAGTGATAGCCGGCGCCAGGGCCTTTTCGGGAAAGAGGTCGGCCAGGTAGATGAAAATCGCCACCTGCTCGGTCACCAGGGTGTCGCCGTGCAGCAGCGCCGGCACCTTGCCAAGGGGGTTGATGGCCAGGTAGGGGCTTTGGCGCTGCTCGTCGGCCTTCATGTTCAACAGCTGCAGCTCGAAGGGAGCCTCCAGCTCTTCCAGCAGGGTCAGGGCCACGGACGAACGGGTTTGGGGGGCATGGTAGAAAACAAGCGAGTCTTTCACGGTCTTTTTCCTTGTGATGATGGGCCAAGGCTTGGCAACCCCACCAAGATACGGGGCCATACCTGTCAAATACTGTCAGGTTAGGGTAAATTTTTTGCCATGCGAGCCAGTCGACTACTTTCCATTCTGATGCACCTGCAGGCCAAGGGGCAGGTCAATGCCCAGCAACTGGCCGAGCATTGCCAGGTGTCGTTGCGCACCATTTATAGGGATATGGACGCCCTGAGCGGCGCCGGCATTCCCTTGTACAGCGAAAGGGGCGCCGAGGGCGGTTATCGCCTGTTGGGAAACCACCGCACCCAGCTTAACGGCCTGTCCGCTGACGAAGCCCAGGGCCTTTTCATGCTGGGCCTTAGTGGCCAAGCGGCCGAGCTGGGCCTGGGCGGGGTGGTGGCCGAGGCCCAACTCAAGCTGCTGGCGGCCTTGCCCACCGGCCAGCGGGACAGCCTGGCCAAAATGAGTGACCGCTTCTTGCTGGACGCCCCAGGTTGGTTTGGGGAGGCGGAAACACTGCCGGCCCTGGTGCCCCTGGCTGAAGCGGTGCGCCGCCAGCGTCGGCTTTGGCTGCGCTATCGCAGCTGGAAGAGCCAGCGGGAAAGGGAGCTTTGCCCCCTGGGCCTGGTGCAAAAGGGCGGCCAGTGGTACCTGGTGGGGCAGGTGGGGGCCGACATCCGCACTTATCGGGTGTCGCGCATCCTCGATTTCAAGGTGCTTGCTACCGGTTTTGAACGGCCGCAGGACTTCAACCTGGCCCAATATTGGCAGCAAAGCCGCCAGCGCCTGGAACAGGAAAGTTACCCCGACCAGGCGCTGCTGCGCCTCTCTGCTCAGGGCCACAAACTCCTTCGGGCCCTCTTTAGCCCCTACCAACTGGCCCGCAGCCAAGCCCAAGGGGAGCCGGACGCCCAAGGCTGGCAGCAAGTTAGCCTGCCCATGGGGTCGGTCTGGCATATGGCCTCGGAGCTGGCGCGCCTGGGGGCCGAGGTGGAAGTGCTGGCCCCCGCCGCCCTAAGGAAACAGCTGGCCGACACTGCCAGCAAGGTGCTGGCGCTGTACCGCCCCAAAGACAGCTAGGCCAACCCCGAGCGTGCTTCCCCTTGGCTTATGACATGACACTGTTTTTATATACAGTTTATGGATGTATGCTGTTGGCAGCATAAAAGGAGCCGTGCGTTATGGCATTGAGATTTGAAGAAAAGGCCCCCAGCCCCCAGGAATTTTGCGACCTGCGCGTCAAGGCGGGGTTGTCTGCCAAGTCGCTTGAAGCCGCCACTATTGCCCTGCCCAATAGCCTTTATGGCGTTTCCGTCAGAGAGGGCAGCGCGCTTATCGCCATGGGCCGGGTGGTTGGTGACGGCGCCTGTAACTTTGAGGTGGTGGATATCGCGGTAGACCCGGCTTACCAAGGCCAGGGCCTTGGCCGGGCCGTGATGGCATATATCGACGACTACCTGGGGTCGGTGGCGCTGCCCGGCTCCTATGTTTCCATGATCGCCGACCAGCCCGCCTTCTATGAAAAACTCGGCTATCGTTTGGTGGCGCCGGCCAGCCAGGGCATGACCAAGGCCTTCACACCGCGCAGCTAAAGCGCCATTAGCGCGGGGCTGGTGGCGCCGTAAAGCTTGGCGTCAGCCAAGCCTTGCTATAACGAGGCCCGCAAGCCAGTGGAGAGCGAAATGAAAAAGACCCTGATGTTGCCCCTGTGCGCCGTGGCGCTGTGGGGTTGTGGCCAGGAAGGAAAAGCGCCGATGACAGACGGCGAGCTGATGACCCTGGAGGTTGGCCCCCAACAGGTGGACTGTGTAGGGGTTGGCCCCCGAAAATGCCTGGTGGTGGACGGCGAGGCCTTTTATTCGGATATCGCCGGCTTTGATTTTGAGGCAGGCTTTGATTACCGCCTTAAGGTCAAGCGCACCGAGGCCTTCCCCAAGGGCCAGGTGCCGGCCGACGCCAGCCCTTACCGCTACGAGCTGATGGCGGTGCTGGACAAGACGCCAGCCCAGTAACCTTTAAAAAGCCGCTTAAGCGGCTTTTTTATGGGCAAGGGGCAGGAAACCGCCCTTGCCAGTGCCGGGCTATGTCCTGGCGCCGGCAAACCCAGACCCCGGGTCTTTGCTGCACGTAATCGAGGAAGCGGGCCAGGGCCTGGGCCCGGGCCGGTTGGCCACTGATGCGCCCATGCAGGCCCACCGTCATCATCTTGGGGGCCTTGGCCCCTTCCTGCCAGAGGCAATCGAAGGCGTCCTTAAGCTCGCCATAAAAGGCCTCTGGGCTGCCGGCGCCGTGAGGCTGCAGATAACGGATGTCGTTGCTGACCAGGCTGTAGGGGATCATCAAGAGCGGCGGGCTACCTGCCAGCCAATAGGGCAGGTCGTCGTTGTAGCAGTCCGAGCTATACAGGCACCCCGCCTCCCTTGCCAACTGGCGGCTGTGGGGGCTGATGCGCCCCGTGTACCAGCCCAGGGGCGGCGCCTGGCCCAGGCCCTGGATGATGGCCTGGGTCTTGGCCATCTGGCGCCGCTCCTCGGCCAGGGCCATAGGGTGGTGGTCGAGCCAGCGATAACCGTGACCGGCCAGTTCATGGCCCCCCGCCACCAGGGCCTTGGCCAGGTCCGGGTTCAACTCCAGGGCCAGGCCGCAGGCAAACACGGTCAGGGGCAGCTGGCGGCTGTCAAATAGGGCCAACAGCCGCCAGGCCCCGGCCCTGGCGCCGTATTCAAAAAGGCTCTCGACACTGAGATCCCGCTCCCCCAGGCGAGCGGGCCTGCCTACCAGTTCGTGCAGGTAGGCCTCCGACTGGCTGTCGCCGTTCAAAACGCAGGACTCGGCCCCTTCTTCCAGGTTCAGCACAAATTGCAGGGCCAGGCGGGCCCGGCCTGGCCATTGGGGGTGGGGCGGCCGGCCGCCGTAACCGGTGAGATCCCGCTCGTTGTTGACGGCCATCAGCCCAGCTCAAAGGTGGTGACGCCAAACACCTTGTTGTCCTCGGCAGCGGGCTTTGGCCCCAGGTGCATGCGGGCGCAGCCAAACACCTCGCTCATGCCCTTGGCGCTGGCCAGGGCCATGGCCTCCTGGTGGGCTTCGGGTACGTCCAGATACAGAGGGCCCCCGGCGGCCACGGAGGCCAGGGCGTCGAACAGGGTCTCGGCTATGGCCGGGGTGTCGGCAAAGAGCGGCCCTATCTTGTACCCCTGGCGGCAGCGCCGGACCAGGGCGTAACCGGCCAGGACGCCCCCTTGTAGGTAGGCAAGGCCGGCGGCGTCTTCCTGGTTTACCCAGGCCTTGAGAAAGCGGCGCCGGTCAACCCCAAAGCAGTGGCTGTCAAAGGCCAGCAGGGTCTCGAAGGCAAGGTCTTTTAGGGGCACCAAGGCCGGATGCGGGGCCGGGGCGGCCAGATCTTTGGGGATTTGGGCGCAAAAGCGCAGGTTGCGGTGGGAAAACACAAAGCCGCCCTTGGCGTAGTAGGGCTGCATGTCAAAGACCCCGTCCATGCCGATGCCGGCCCCGGGGGCCAGGCGCGATTG
This window encodes:
- a CDS encoding D-2-hydroxyacid dehydrogenase — translated: MKAVLLDADTLGKDIDLSPIRAVVSELRVFGTTAPSQLQAHAADAELLLTNKVVLDDAIMAGRRALLVMATGTNNVDLAAAKARGIPVCNVSNYGTASVAQHSLMLMLALAARLPLYQRDLAAGAWQQSPFFCLMGHATLEFKGKTLVLVGSGTLGSEVARLAEAFGAKVVFAARPGDPGDNRPSLDSLLPQADLLSFHCPLTEATRHLLNGERLAIIKPGCLVINCARGSIIDEQAALAALKAGRLGGLAVDVLPEEPPRQGHALLASLAEPLNLIVTPHNAWISPEARQNIVNLTADNIRRLQP
- a CDS encoding glutathione S-transferase family protein, which translates into the protein MKDSLVFYHAPQTRSSVALTLLEELEAPFELQLLNMKADEQRQSPYLAINPLGKVPALLHGDTLVTEQVAIFIYLADLFPEKALAPAITSPQRGDYLRWMVYYAACYEPALVDKAQGREVTNPKMSVYGDFDTMLGTVLARLAKGPYLLGEQFSAADILWGSALNWGLMFKLVPESPLLTDYVNRIVGRPSAVKVAARDQQWAQAHQAALDQQPA
- a CDS encoding DUF6580 family putative transport protein, coding for MTPRLLTLLAIIALCALYRVMPHPWNVSPVAAMALFAGAHFQTRAMALLVPLAAMALSDLVLGLHPTLPFVYGALLLTVMLGFWVGKDINPGRVLAGSLSGSLLFFFVTNAAVWLVGNYYPPGLEGLNQSLAAGVPFFQYTLVGDLAFNALFFGAFYALEKHFPQQYSH
- a CDS encoding DUF4377 domain-containing protein; the protein is MKKTLMLPLCAVALWGCGQEGKAPMTDGELMTLEVGPQQVDCVGVGPRKCLVVDGEAFYSDIAGFDFEAGFDYRLKVKRTEAFPKGQVPADASPYRYELMAVLDKTPAQ
- a CDS encoding DKNYY domain-containing protein codes for the protein MVMRGYYKAGDCVFWISRQLHCDTDSFEHLGGAYARDKAQGFYAGYPKAKMDAASLCYLGGYFAKDKHHIYYEGTAMPKVDRDSACYLGEDLLRDKTQVFCRRRLLPGADPETIVALDCYHSRDASQAFFVNKVIKDAHLASFTPLGDGLQLFARDQDRVYYQGRPIKGADPNTFESLGGTLARCQNGYYDAGKAIPALAAGGQ
- a CDS encoding helix-turn-helix transcriptional regulator, encoding MRASRLLSILMHLQAKGQVNAQQLAEHCQVSLRTIYRDMDALSGAGIPLYSERGAEGGYRLLGNHRTQLNGLSADEAQGLFMLGLSGQAAELGLGGVVAEAQLKLLAALPTGQRDSLAKMSDRFLLDAPGWFGEAETLPALVPLAEAVRRQRRLWLRYRSWKSQRERELCPLGLVQKGGQWYLVGQVGADIRTYRVSRILDFKVLATGFERPQDFNLAQYWQQSRQRLEQESYPDQALLRLSAQGHKLLRALFSPYQLARSQAQGEPDAQGWQQVSLPMGSVWHMASELARLGAEVEVLAPAALRKQLADTASKVLALYRPKDS
- a CDS encoding polysaccharide deacetylase family protein, which gives rise to MAVNNERDLTGYGGRPPHPQWPGRARLALQFVLNLEEGAESCVLNGDSQSEAYLHELVGRPARLGERDLSVESLFEYGARAGAWRLLALFDSRQLPLTVFACGLALELNPDLAKALVAGGHELAGHGYRWLDHHPMALAEERRQMAKTQAIIQGLGQAPPLGWYTGRISPHSRQLAREAGCLYSSDCYNDDLPYWLAGSPPLLMIPYSLVSNDIRYLQPHGAGSPEAFYGELKDAFDCLWQEGAKAPKMMTVGLHGRISGQPARAQALARFLDYVQQRPGVWVCRRQDIARHWQGRFPAPCP
- a CDS encoding TonB-dependent receptor family protein, translated to MGFSRTLIALALLPVAVQAAQSADEHLLVLGRQTQAVDSLPAAVTLISQADIENSGATSLESLLRGRAGIQVANSGSGPVLSLRGFAPDQSGANVLVLIDGRRLNSQSLAGPALASLRLGNIARIEVLQGSAGVLYGDQAVGGVINIITKGGSDGGQVSASLGSFDHQALGANLSKGFANGLYVDSNLAWDKADNYRDHSQSRTASVQGRLGYRTQGRHLYAELGWDQDDRDQPGPLTFSQTDRRFSRPEFAKDFINQISQVARLGLEQQLDDNWQLLVDGSASRRERDYNQSYMDWAVDNPSETTERLNRISPRLKGQLGELAVLAGIDYEHGNYDDDSLGAHNSRDSQSLYANGQWQHQALTLSAGLRYTDVDDDLIYASTYAQGVSISRDATTWSLAGQYQLDQAGRLFARIDRNVRFAKLDEQGYTPAGILGLDPQKGLSVELGWAGEQLSLSAFRLDLKDEIVFDANAPAPEGGLFAGANVNADQSRRYGVNLAGHQDFGPLTLGVDYQWLDAQFTKGASDGHKVPWVSRHSGLLYGDLVLSKALSARVEYQYRGSQYLLSDNLNQGDKVGSYGLWNLAGIWQQGPWHFVLRVDNLFDKRFADYAVYNAWGEDSWYPGKGRELNLTARYNF
- a CDS encoding aspartate/glutamate racemase family protein; the protein is MKTIGLLGGMSWESTQGYYSAINRGVRARCGGLHSAKIALYSVDFAPLAAAQHQGDWAGAAALLVEGAKRVEAAGADFLLLCTNTMHKLAPELSQALSIPLVHIADATGEALVQAGVRRVGLLGTAFTMEQDFYKGRLAQGFGLEVLVPDESDRALVHDVIYQELCQGRIEAASRAQYLQVIDRLAARGAQAVILGCTEIGLLVGQGDTPVPLFDTTALHAQKAVALATAQLP
- a CDS encoding GFA family protein, coding for MEQQGSCLCGQVRYRLDATFSHFYLCHCQHCQKGSGSAHGANLFAMGGQVHWLQGEELLHRFTLPGSRHGRAFCSNCGSPLPYQDGALLLVPAGSLDQAPTIAPTAHLFLASRAPWEHNLAALPGFDQLPPGA
- a CDS encoding GNAT family N-acetyltransferase, which codes for MAQPLHIRPMTRSELDQLVAWAADEGWNPGLHDADSFWATDPDAFIAAELGGELVGGGAITSYGGQYGFMGFFIIRPPFRGKGLGDQLWQARKALLQSRLAPGAGIGMDGVFDMQPYYAKGGFVFSHRNLRFCAQIPKDLAAPAPHPALVPLKDLAFETLLAFDSHCFGVDRRRFLKAWVNQEDAAGLAYLQGGVLAGYALVRRCRQGYKIGPLFADTPAIAETLFDALASVAAGGPLYLDVPEAHQEAMALASAKGMSEVFGCARMHLGPKPAAEDNKVFGVTTFELG
- a CDS encoding GNAT family N-acetyltransferase; translated protein: MALRFEEKAPSPQEFCDLRVKAGLSAKSLEAATIALPNSLYGVSVREGSALIAMGRVVGDGACNFEVVDIAVDPAYQGQGLGRAVMAYIDDYLGSVALPGSYVSMIADQPAFYEKLGYRLVAPASQGMTKAFTPRS